The sequence aaaatagtttattctgcttataaatgaacttttattttcTATTACGATAATAATTTACTTAACATAACATTTTATTACTACACATACTGTTTAAAGCTTTTTTATGTAAATATAGAGATTCAATCCTTATACAAATACTACGATTCAAAATGATATGTTTCGATTTCATACACCGCTTCTGGACATGCTCCTTTATTTAAACGCGAAATATTGAATCAACTACATTGATTGTTGACTTACGATAATACTAATCAAGTTATATTTATCACAGATCAAACCTAAAACGAATTAATAACTTAAAAGTAGTTGTCCTTTTGAGCTAAACAAGCATCTTTAAAATTCGTTGCATTCAGTGGAAGAAAATAGTCGTCGTGAAGAAATCGAATAATATTCTCAATAGGACACAAGTTCGCTCGATCACCGCGTATGCCACGTGGTACGCTCAAACTTTTACCGCCTTCGCACACCGCAATCACGTTCGTTTCATCACGCCCATTGAACAACAATCGAAAATAGTATTGGGTATCCTTGTCGCTTTTGTACACTTCGAATGCCATCCGAGATGCATAGGGAATGAAGGGCGTATCGGTGGCCAAACCGAGAGCCGTCATCAGATATTCCATTGTTTTGTCATGGCCAGAATAGAGGACGAATTTCACTTTATCGCCGGATATCATTTTCAGCATGTACCCGACGATATTCCTTAGGAACCCATACGCACGAAGCAGGCCTTGCTGACGCATACGGACGCTCTTCCACTCCTTAAGCCCCGCCCAATGAGTATAAGCCATTAGTGCTGTCACGTGGCTCTTTTCAACGCAGCCTTCGATCTCGGGTTCCTGCTCTCCAGTCGGATCTACGTCATCAGGCTCTTCAGTATTGGGTTGACTTTGACTGAACACGATTCCGTTGTCTTCCTGATCAATATTAATCACATCCTGGGGGTCTTGCGTGCTGGAACTACTTGTGCGACGAGTCTCATGAGCCGCAGCGAGAGAAATTTTCCGACAAGGAAGTGCTGCATTGTGGCAAATGTGCGCCAGCATTGCGTCCCGTATTTCAAGTGGACTAGTTTGACCTACTGTGGGTTGGTTTTGCAACAGAGTTGCGCCCATCCATTGCACAATTGCCCCGATGGTTGGCTGCATTGCTAGTGTTTGTTTGCTCTCTTTATCTAGTTGCTTTTTGATATTGTCCGCCTGAGGACAAGCACAGTCAGTAAAACAAAAGGATAAACTATGGCTTTCTTGGATTTGGAGGTACTGCCATTTTTCAGGATGAACGATACTAAACATCAATGCCATGGCAGACTGAAACGTGCGTCGATATCGTGTTGAATACACAACAATATCTTCGGTATTATAGACAACGGGATTAGTTGTTGAATCGGAAGAATTAAAAGGAGTTGTTCTGGTAACAGCAGGCTTTGCGTACAACGATAAAGTATGCGCATAAGCTTGTCGAATCACGTCTCCAACTCTCAGTAATTGTGCAACTCCTTTTTGAGTCAGTTGTCCTAGAAGACATGCTTTAGGGCTGGACGGAAGCAAAGGAAATCCATGGAATGAACCAGTTTTCATCCAGTGGCCTGCAGTGGTACTGGAACTGCTATTTGTGAGAAAGTGACTATACTTCGACACAACCGTATCACCTTCGTAACTGCAATCAACCGAGTCAATGCCACGCACATGTGTCATTGGGCCACGATCGCCATGACGTATGAGAAGCAACACGCCCTGCAAGGACCACCCTTCAAAGCTGCCACCCTCTTCACCAATTCCAATTGTTTGTGGATGATTGCAATCGTCGTCGTTGATTTTCTTCGATCGAATCCGTTCACGCTCTTCCAGTAACAGTTGCTGCTTCTTatacaggaaattcttcgaactcaaaatgctattaCTGTTTTCGATCGATCCGATATATTTGTACATACCTATGAGtgataaaaaatcaattcacTAGATTTTCACGATTCTCGACTTTAAAATACAACTTGCTTACCAGCAATAAGTAGGAAAATCCATATGCTCAAGATAAGATAACAGTAAAGTGTTCGATGTTGCAGCGAGAAGCGTGCAATTTCCCTAagcaacattttcaaaattttccccaCAAAATTGGTTTCTTCTGGTCACTGCCAAGGAAAACAAATTATCAGCTAGTATCAACTATGGTTCTGACGTTTGTCCTCGACCCTGGGGGAGGAATTTCTTCGGTGGGTGGAAGGCACTCCTGTTCGCCTGCGCGCGATTTCTACATGCGGTGCTCGCCACCAGGTGGCCATCTGTTTTCCACGTGAGGGGGTTTGCCGTAAAATCCGAAACAGTGTTAATAGTTTTAACATCTCACCCATCTCGCCCTCAAGTAGAAGCCATAAGCTCAGCAATTAATGTAATCAACACGCTATAAAAATATCTGAAAGATTCATTTATGGGCATTCCTTTCTATAGCATGGCACCGGTAAGAAGGTCTGTTCGCTATCGCTGGTTGTTTGAATTATCATTCGTTTTTATGCCAGAGCTTGGGGCCTCACTATCACATGTTCGGTCGCAAGCAAAACACCATGCTGTATGCATGGTGTGAGGAAGCGTGATGTTTATTCAGCATTAGGTGAAATATAAACCGGACTTCATATTTACCTACCGTGTCTAATGAGTCAATACATTATAGATACACAGGAAAACGCTTATTGGTAAATTTTCTGTTTCCTCCTCCTCAAAATTTTGAAACcaaattaaattatttgaatGGGGATTTCAAAGTTTTAACgttataataataaatttgtcaaattccaagtttttcgatttcatcatttttattttttttatcttttctaTTCTTTTTATTATTCGCAAGACCGATAGGACAAAAGTAAAAATTAATTAAACTAAAGCTACGGCCATATTATGactaataaaattcaatagaaATGCGTGCAAAATAACGGTAAGATGCTAAAAATTGAGCTAAACATtaaagtgattcaaattttgacttgcTCGTTCCTTTACAGGGTGATTAGGGTTGCTTGTCAGTGTTTGAAAATAATAAGCTTTTTAATGATTTCAAGCtacgtttaaatttgttttttttcttgtagTAGCGTTATAGAATACTTATTTTTTGCTGGAGATTTTTTGTGAGTTCATTTTTAATTCAACCAAAATAATGATCATTCAATAAAAATGGTGATAAAAATGTATTAAATATTTCAGACGACATAAAcacaaattgttatcaattacACACTCAAAAATATAAAGCAACGGCAGCATATCGAATAGATTGGAGCTGTGAACCCCTAAATATGATTTACGCCAAAAAGAAGAGAAGTTAtgttggaaaatattaaaaaccaGCATCGTGCGTGCCAGcttcttttttgtttcaaaaaggTTAAGGATGTGTGTCCGCTAGAAGGAGTAAAAGTTCATTTCAACCCAAAAATTACAGATTGTTATGCATAATCTTTGATTACCGTCATTCGGgatgacattgggcctagggggtaagattgggccaaaaacgaaaaatgtttcgactcctaatatctcagaaactgtcacgaattttgatgaacacttcaaacggttcgaaattatattaaaattcacgtctaggaaatcaaaaaacaaattccaagaactaattgtgctcgtaccataatgctaCCAATCTATAACATAACTaatttttagatcgatggatacctggttatcatgttatGATAATctattgttgttttatcgaattttatggatattttatatagcggttctggtttttcgtggcaacgagcaatgcacaatggtcccggagtcgaatctagcaagacaaaaatgtttgcgccaaaactattagttttagatatatagtgtctttgggaaaaaaatttcatattttttgacgatttttttccatgtagtgaaattagggtggtacctatatttcagaagttcataatatcaactttttaatttttcggtaaacacttgtgcaatgttccacaaagttgtagagcaataaattttgagcaactttgccgaagaaaccatttttctatcacttatggttcacaagttatgagctttttcaataaatacgttagggcggtccctaaaaatcggtattcttcacataactttttatacattcatttctcgcataaactttgttccgagcacttttaggacttttgaagacgcacattttAGTTAAAGGGAATGaatctatctcttataacaaaaaagttatttgagtttttgtatgaaaaacatgtttttttcatatgcgtatatttcaaaatggagcaaaccgattttcaatctattggttctattcgaaagctcgcacttttctgcgtttatggtgggaaaactggaggagcgttttttgtttaaagcgttttatttcattttgaaaaaaatatgtttttaatcgaaaaacggctataacttgataaataaacgagataggtccatgggtattcaacaaaaagatgtgtATTTAGAAATTCTAAATCtggtccatacaaagtatccctctgaaaacaatacataaaaatttatttaaaaaaacggttttcgtaaggaaataaacgttagATCGATCAAAGTAGGGCGCATTTCCTCGGTTCACCGGTTCATTcttactgaatgtttacatacgcgtTGAGACTGCCATGTCTTTTGTGTGCCATGCAAAACATCAAACAGAAAATCAGGCTACTATGCATATTATTGGTAGTAGCTTGGTTTTCTGTTGGATATGTAGCGTTAAAAATACGTCACTTTTGAAGTATAGCCTTTGTTAAAAGCCTACCTTGTTCtgattagatttttttcggtaTCGCCAGTGGGAGAAAGCGAAGATGACAATTGATTAGCTACTGAAACGTTTTTATTACTATTACGTCAAAAGCAAATCTTCATCAGGTGGGAAAATCTCAGTAGTTTGCATTAAAGTTCGAAATGTTATGAAAggcaaataatagaaaaaaagagCATTTCTTGaacgcaaccaacttggctatGTAGGTACaccaggagaaattccggaaCGGAAAACCTTGAAACGGCGTAAATCTTTATCAAGTACGAGATCAAAGTTGAAAAAAGAGGTGGGTAAGGGTTGAAAATTGTCTTTTTCGGCATTATGTAATTTGTAAACGAACCATGTACTGTACCGCTCACAAAAAAAACAACTCTTCCGCTCATTTTTGGTCACAACGGAAAATACgtgccagatagtcgcctaagaaaaacatacctccagataaaaaagctacttcgatatttttaaaatttggccgCCTCTTGGTGCATCCTAGCGGTGAATGTTTGGATAGcactatttgtactgcggagaaattttcacatctatgagagctttggaaaattatcacgaaagatgtaattttgttgcaaggcacaataacgtaaaaaaatcataagctgtGTCAACCAGCCTGCTTTGATCGATCTCacgtttatttccttacgaaaaccgttttttaaatatatttttatgtattgatttttgagggatactttgtatggaccacatttagaacttctaaaggcacatctttttgttgaagacccatgatcctatctcgtttatttatcaagttatagccgtttttcgattaaaatcatattttttcaaaatgaaataaaacgctttaaacaaaaaacgctctctcagttttcTCACCATAAACGCAAAAAAGTgcgagctttcgaatagaaccaatagattgaaaatcggaTTGCTCCATTTCgaaatatacgcatatgaaaaaaacatgtttttcatacacacaaaaaaaaatagttggtaAAAGTCAAAGAAACGTTAGTAAAGTTAAGAAAAttcgttagtgattttcagtagaaagtatacgACTGTTAAATTTACAATTGCAAGAATGTCACATCGGTCAGAACTGTAACAGGAGTTGACTTttcgaaatgacattttcctCTCAAAACTAAATGTGTATTCTACTTTCGAATTAACAGTTTAgctttcaaaacaacaagttATGCGCGCTTTCAATTTGAGTCTAGAATGTCAGCATAAAATTTTACgtattcaaaataaatattccgttttgtttcatttattatttttattcaagaatactatatttatatacaataagaaaaaacaatttacaaataattatacatataaattatatatatatatatatatatatatatatatatatatatatatatatatatatatatatatatatatatatatatatatatatatatatatatatatatatatataaaaatccaatccaaacgtGAACAACAAAACCGATCACAAACCTTCGCACTCCCAACATGGACACACTGAATCCATCACCTTCTCGATGAACTCCGGATCCCTCACCATTGGCAGCCGTTTCACGACCTGCTCGCCATCCTCCCACCTCTGAATCACTACAATATCCAACCCGTACATCAAAGCCATCTGCAGCGCCAGCGTTGCATTGTCCACTCCTCCGCTCGATACCGTCGACTTGTACTTGGCCAAGTACCCGATCAGCTTCACTGTCGTTTCCTGTGGAAGCCCGCACTGTGTCGCCCAGGTTAACAAATACGTTGCCAACAGCACCCGAATCTCCTCGAACAAATCCAGTACCTGACGATGATGCTTCGGCGGACTCAGCGCCCGATTCGTCGTCAGAACGTCCAGTTCTTTCGTTACGTCCAACTCCCCCAGCAAATCCACGATTTTATTCAGCACTCCATCAGCCACAAGCCCATTCGTGTACGCTGTGATCAGCTGCGTAATCTCGTGCGGCGCATCCGTGCACCAACTTACACCAACCCGGGCGTGAAACAGCTCCTTCAAGCTCGCAGTCAGCGACTTCCTTCCATCGTAATTAAGCTATACTGCCACTTAGCCCCGCGGCAGCCCCGGATGATTCGGCATCTGCTGCTGCGCTGTGCAAAGCAATTCCAGCGCAATGTACTCGTTCAAATCGTACATATCGGAAATAATCACACTCTCGTCCACCACCCAAACTTAGGCAGCGTTATTCCGTCCGTAATCCCGACCCGGATTGCCTCCCGGCTTTTGGCATTCTTCGGTGGATTTCGCAGCAGGGTGGTGAAATTCAGCTTATGCTTTCGCAGCAGCGCATCCAGACTGGCCACATTTTGTTCCTATTGTTGCCCAGCGCTACTGCCGGACGCCGACAGGAACGAGTCGATACTATTGAAGAGGTGCTTGAACGGGGTCCACATAGCATCCGGAGCAGCTGAAATGGAATGCAAACAACCATGTAATGGGTTCGAAATTTCAGCGCGGAAATTCCGGCAAAATAACCAAATCAATCTACAAACCTTCactcattttgaataaattacaaTTCCGTAAACCGTCCGAGCCGACAGAATACGATCGATGTCATCGTCGTAAACCAGTACTCGAAATCCCTGCTCCTGAAGTTGGCTGGCTTAGATTTCTGTTTCAGACCTCTTGTTTGGTAGTCTCGCATCTCGCCAGCCTTGATATACGGCGGGGACGCTTCAAAGTGGAACACGCCAACAGCTCCTCATCTTCTACCTGTTCCGTCGTTCGTTGGAGATGGGTGCAAAACAAatatatctgcaaagataacaaaacgtggtggaattaaatggaaagtactagaCAGTTGAAATATTAAAGATTCAATTCAAACGTTATCTATCGACCATTCGATTGAATTCAAATAATAAAGACTTAAGCATGAAGTAAGCATGAACATTATAAAAATCGTGCTTTGTAAAAAATTTGATCAGCCGGACCTTCAAACTGTtggataatttgaaaaaaatgttttctccttATAAACGCAAAAGAAAAATAGGAATACAATTTTTGCCGTGCAAATTTTCCAAACCATAAACTGTTGTGGAataatattgtctatccggagtaaagttagaacgctttttataccgaagttggatttttctccagatacaggcaacttttctaacttcggaagtagtgcgctggattcgcctaaagatgcgctaaacaacgcatcaattagtttgacagaaaaaacttcggaagaaagtccCGAcctccgaattctaagttggtgctacgccgacaatacaaCCCCCCTACGGCCCAACCTCTGAATACACCCTTGGCATTGCATAcagaacaaaaatcaaaactaCTCACTCTTCCGGGTCGTCACAGGAGCGGGTTGCTTCTCTCACTAATCGGCTCCTTTCTATAGAATTATTATTAGATTATTAGATGTTATTAGATCTTGATTTCGCGCTTCTGACGTTCTTCCTTGCTGAAATGGCCAGCGCTCGTTTCTCGTCCGCAGAATAGATTTGATTTTCCTTACGGATGCGGACCGCCTCCATGTGAcgatatctgaaaaaaaaaagaaaaaaatatgctaTTCATTATCTTTTAAATTGTTCATCCACATAAAGAAGAAAATCAAGGCAAAAGTAAAAGATAGCCgaaacgaaaatgaaaaaacaaaaaataattaaactaaaAAAGAACGAAAAGCTTAATGGAAAAGCAGTGCATTAATAAAAGTATACCAAAATTAGTAAGAAAGTTTACCGATTGAGAAAAAGGTGATAAAACTTACCTGCTACCACTCATCACGTATCCAATGTCATCAATGTTGGCAATCTCGTCCGATGTAAGCCCGATTTCACCACGCCGCGGATGAACAATTATTCGCTTGCCCTCGATCACATAGGCGGTCATCGCGGCACCCTCACCAGGCAGCAGTGCCCGACAAAAGTCCTTCTGGCTCAGATTTCCGCTGGTTTTGATCGGTCCCACGACGCCATCGCCATCACCACTACCCTTGGATGTTCCGGCTCTGGCTTCCGCATTGCTACCCGACTTTTCGATCCACTCCTCTTCCTTTTCGTTGTTGCCCGATGATGACGAAGGAAGAATCCGCTGATGACGAGGAAGagaccttctttttccttttcttaTTGTGCTTATTCTTTTTGCGGTTCTTCTTACtggatttcttcttcttcttcttcttacccTTACTCACTgcccttctttttcttcttcgtttTCTTTGAAGCTTTTACTTTTTTGGTCGCGGTTTGCTCCTTCTCGTCATCGGATAATTCTCTTGGTGGGGGCGAATCCACCCACGCAATCGGGGTACCCTCCTCCTCAATAATTTTCCGCTGCAATCGCCTTGACATGAATTCCTCGTTCATACTGTTGCGTGCACCTCCTCGTACCTTTCCCCAACAGGAAAGTTGTCTGCAGCATCTTTCCCAGGCCCATCTCATCGCATCTCGTCAGCGGGGACGCTTCAAAGCGAAACACCGTTTTTGGCTTAGTGTTTATTTCTGTCAACAGCTTCTCATCTTTTTAATGTTCCGTTTTTCGATGGCAATGGCTGGAAAACAAATGTTAAAAGCTCAAAATGAAATTTCTTTCTGACACTTTCTGACTTAAAACAAACGCCAACTACTCATTACAACTAGAAGCACCATGGTCCTAGCCAGGTGCTGACGAACaaatttaatacaaaaaaaacaGCTAGATTACAaccagaatcaaaatacttactCTCCCGGGTCGCCACTTGTGCTCGTGGTGGGTGCTGCTCTTCCTTATCGTTTCCTTTTTTCGGTTTGCCCTTCGCCTAGGCTGGTGGGCTGTTCGACGATCCAtgaggctttcagcgatcgtgtacgtacacgcacgtttcactcacacttttactcggtttgtttgcaaccacgagcagctgtcacggcaaaatcaaatgggattgtttgcaaccacgaacctgcgttcgtgttggtgagaaatgtcggcgagaccctaatttgTCGGGGTCGATAGTATGGGAGGAAATCTCCGCGGTGGCGTTTGAATTTTTCCGGGTTTTGGCCGGGTTGGTGCGGGTGCGCAACTTGGTAAACAAACATTCTCCCACAAATTTCCGACTTGACAGATCGTCATGGGCtgccagtattttttttttgttggtgtCACGGTTGCCAGAAAGACTTAAATTGGAAGTGACTTtgataattttacaatttttgtattgATTGTTCCCACTGTGAAAACCACAGTTTTACACTGAGATAAAAGCATTCAGATTAAACATTTTGTATTCAATTTAaacattataacactcaaaaataccaaattttcctTACTCTTGAATTGAAAGGCGGAAAATGTAAaaatcccaacttttttttgctctgtgtacaaaaactcaaataacttttgtgttataagagatagatccatggtCCTTTAACAAAAATGAGCGTCTTTaaaagtcctaaaagtgctcggaacaaagtttatgcgagaaatgaatgtataaaaagttatgtgaagaataccgatttttagggaccgccctaacgtatttattgaaaaagctcataacttgtgaaccataagtgatagaaaaatggtttcttcggcaaagttgctcaaaattcattgttctacaactttgtggaacattgcacaagtctttacagaaaaattaaaaagttgatattatgaacttctgaaatataggtaccaccctaatttcactgcatggaaaaaaatcgtcaaaaaatatgatttttttcccaaagacactatatatctaaaactaatagttttggcgcaaacatttttgtcttgctagattcgactctgggaccattgtgcaatgcacgctaaaaaggggtgagattgggccaagcctttggttgatttgccttacatagttggtaagagccaTAATGtagacaattatttttaatgaatgaTTGAATCGAAACATCAtcaccgctgaactttatttTATTTGGCCTCATGTCACCCCCtatgaggggtgagaatgggccaattttgaacaacatacaactttgaaaaatttccctcatttattattttttccccacacagtggtaaatttGTTATGCAAACTTataccaaactaattaaaattgATTCCAATGTAACATTTACTCGgaacataccacattttggcccaatggcACCCCCGTTGACGGTATTATCTAAGTTTGATCATTTTGAAGCTTGCGTTTCGATTTTGTGTACATTTACTTTACTGACAACCAACCATGCTCAGCATGTGCTTgaacgaacatatttgctgtTCTTGGAATCAAATTGTAATTTGTGTGCACACGCTATTTGAAATTTATGTAAGAGTTGATAGGAAAATAGTAACTTATGTGAAAAAACAATGCTCTTTCtgtcaaaaactttttttttaattgcaagTTATCATACGGTCTTTGTTGTGAAACAATCTGATTCTTGTAGAAAAGTAATTGTAATTGTTATTTATCAGACTTCACCCTGGCCGACACTTTCCTCCTATCTATACTTGAGTTAGGTGAAGACCTACCAAGCCTTCACCGTTAACATGCGCTAGACCGTATAGTACACCCCGAGTAGCAcgcttgtcacatatcagtcactgtgactcatatgcgaccaaatccaatcacattggagttgctgcaaccaaatcgatctgagcTGTGCTACTAGGGACCGGTTCCCAACCACAAGCAGGCGCTGGGCTTAACCAGTTCCGCAAGTGTCAGATACATTAAAAGAAAAGAGAGTTGACAGAAAAGGGAAAGATTAGTGGAGAAGAGTTGCGTTTGCTGAAACGAGACAAATGAATAATTATTAGTATGGTAGTTGTTCATCGCGGAGGGATGCTAGTGCTTGGATCCCTAGATGTTTGATTCCACGCCTATCTATCaagttccgcggaatttcgcggaatttgagcatggcgaaatctgatttcttgatttcgtttcgtttcgaaaaattgcaaaaatttcgctagaaaaaactagcttctaacgaaatttaacggaattccgcggaatttcgaaacaaatttaaacttaaaccagacttcatattatcaaaaattttggctgcgccgctgaacaaaatcttagaagtgttttcaaaactttagattatacaaatttttctataaacgcttactacataaccccattctcagttgacaaatacgtatgcAGTTTTCTTTTATAAATCGTCTTCAGTAAAACactgattcaaatttaaattcggtgatatttttttactatttgcacaatatgaatggggaatcgatcgtgggacggcagctagtccgggagaacgcgaagtgaaaaaaatctacccgaaatttgtttaactagtgtgcaatcgatcgtgttgatgctgatcacgccagctagtgttggagaacgcgaagtgataaaattaaagtctgcatcgaagag comes from Armigeres subalbatus isolate Guangzhou_Male chromosome 2, GZ_Asu_2, whole genome shotgun sequence and encodes:
- the LOC134216160 gene encoding 2-phosphoxylose phosphatase 1, whose protein sequence is MLLREIARFSLQHRTLYCYLILSIWIFLLIAGMYKYIGSIENSNSILSSKNFLYKKQQLLLEERERIRSKKINDDDCNHPQTIGIGEEGGSFEGWSLQGVLLLIRHGDRGPMTHVRGIDSVDCSYEGDTVVSKYSHFLTNSSSSTTAGHWMKTGSFHGFPLLPSSPKACLLGQLTQKGVAQLLRVGDVIRQAYAHTLSLYAKPAVTRTTPFNSSDSTTNPVVYNTEDIVVYSTRYRRTFQSAMALMFSIVHPEKWQYLQIQESHSLSFCFTDCACPQADNIKKQLDKESKQTLAMQPTIGAIVQWMGATLLQNQPTVGQTSPLEIRDAMLAHICHNAALPCRKISLAAAHETRRTSSSSTQDPQDVINIDQEDNGIVFSQSQPNTEEPDDVDPTGEQEPEIEGCVEKSHVTALMAYTHWAGLKEWKSVRMRQQGLLRAYGFLRNIVGYMLKMISGDKVKFVLYSGHDKTMEYLMTALGLATDTPFIPYASRMAFEVYKSDKDTQYYFRLLFNGRDETNVIAVCEGGKSLSVPRGIRGDRANLCPIENIIRFLHDDYFLPLNATNFKDACLAQKDNYF